In Salinigranum marinum, one DNA window encodes the following:
- a CDS encoding deoxyhypusine synthase — protein sequence MTDHADERETFQEDPIGHTRVRAGMTVGELVAEYGEAGIGAADVERAVDIYAEMLDEDVTNFFGLAGAMVPTGMRQVVTDLVRDGHIDALVTTGANLTHDAIEAVGGKHHHGSVGPHDHRVEERTDAPTERDHDERLRDEGVDRIYNVYLPQEHFTLFENHLRANVFPAVERTVTIQEFTHELGRANLEQNRERDVDEDPGIAAAAYDCDVPIYVPAIQDSVLGIQAWIYGQTSEFALDALGDMTHLSDLAFAADSAGAMVVGGGVPKNYVLQTMLTVPDAYDYAVQLTMDASSTGGLSGATLDEARSWGKLEKSARNVTVVADATITLPLVVAAARERTGE from the coding sequence ATGACCGACCACGCCGACGAGAGAGAGACGTTTCAGGAGGACCCGATCGGTCACACGCGCGTCCGGGCGGGGATGACGGTCGGCGAGCTGGTCGCCGAGTACGGCGAGGCGGGCATCGGTGCCGCCGACGTCGAGCGCGCGGTCGACATCTACGCCGAGATGCTCGACGAGGACGTGACGAACTTCTTCGGCCTCGCCGGCGCGATGGTGCCGACGGGGATGCGGCAGGTCGTCACCGACCTGGTCCGCGACGGACACATCGACGCGCTGGTGACGACGGGGGCGAACCTCACCCACGACGCCATCGAGGCGGTGGGAGGCAAACACCACCACGGGAGCGTCGGTCCGCACGACCACCGCGTCGAGGAACGGACCGACGCTCCGACCGAACGGGACCACGACGAGCGGCTGCGCGACGAGGGCGTCGACCGCATCTACAACGTCTACCTCCCCCAGGAGCATTTCACGCTGTTCGAGAACCACCTCCGGGCGAACGTCTTCCCCGCGGTGGAGCGCACCGTCACCATCCAGGAGTTCACGCACGAACTCGGCCGAGCGAACCTCGAACAGAACCGCGAGCGAGACGTGGACGAGGACCCCGGCATCGCCGCCGCCGCATACGACTGCGACGTCCCGATCTACGTGCCCGCGATCCAGGACTCCGTGCTCGGTATTCAGGCGTGGATCTACGGCCAGACCTCGGAGTTCGCCCTCGACGCGCTCGGCGACATGACCCACCTCTCGGATCTCGCGTTCGCGGCCGACTCCGCGGGCGCGATGGTCGTCGGCGGCGGCGTCCCGAAGAACTACGTGCTCCAGACGATGCTCACCGTCCCCGACGCGTACGATTACGCCGTCCAGCTGACGATGGACGCCAGTAGTACAGGAGGGCTGTCGGGCGCGACACTCGACGAGGCGCGGTCGTGGGGGAAACTGGAGAAGTCCGCGCGCAACGTCACCGTCGTCGCGGACGCGACGATCACCCTCCCGCTCGTGGTGGCCGCCGCGCGCGAACGGACCG